A single window of Coleofasciculus sp. FACHB-1120 DNA harbors:
- a CDS encoding CHAT domain-containing protein, which translates to MKSEKYEQSLIFAKFLMLTIRWFLKKIYYWIWLALLTLFLVTTVFPALAQTHPKFSDSDSPSVSISKNIPDSDARSEFKIQDDAFVLEQGRTLYEAGRFDEAIAFWQQALENLEARGDRLHVALVLSYLSNAYQELGQWEQAKNAIAQSLNFLQTQPDAATLAQVLNTQGSLQLAMGQTEAALDTWKQAEKAYAAAGDNVGKLGSLINQAQALQTLGLYRQAKTNLEQLKTQLQSLPDSSLKVSGLRSLGVTLQVVGDLTQSQEVLEQSLSLAQRLNLPLEINSSLFSLANTLRALQKPKEALEIYQNIVENSPKPLVIKAQLNRLSLLVETEQSAAAQALLPQIQSQLESILPSRAAVYGRVNLAGSLMKLRDPKERSQMVNSQEIAQILAKAVEQARMLKDSRAESYALGQLGYLYEQTQQWEPAEDLTRQALAIAQEINAYSIVARWEGQLGKLLKQQGDIPNAIAAYTKAVNTLQSLRSDLIALNPDVQLSFRENVEPIYRELVELLLESNPSQTNIKQAREVIEALHLAELDNFFREACLDVQPQQIDQLDPQAAVIYPIILSNRLEVILSLPGKPLSHYTTQLLQNDVEKTLEQLLESLNLFFSSESRLLLSQQVYSWLIQPAETELTKSNIATLVFVLDGSLRNLPMAALYDGKQYLIEKYNIVVSPGLQLVVPQAGSASLSQLLAQKRTKILAGGITEARQGFAALPGVGIEVSQIASEMPSKVFLNQNFTEANLENYLNKNSFPIVHLATHGQFSSSSASTFILTWNSRINVTKFENLLRSRDSSNFNSIELLVLSACQTATGDKRAVLGLAGVAVRSGARSTLATLWSVQDESTAKLMSEFYQQLLQGESKVKALRRAQITLLKQPKYAHPFYWSSFILVGSWL; encoded by the coding sequence ATGAAATCAGAAAAATATGAACAATCATTGATTTTTGCCAAATTTTTAATGTTAACAATTCGTTGGTTCTTAAAAAAAATTTATTACTGGATTTGGCTAGCCTTGCTGACACTATTTTTGGTAACAACTGTTTTTCCAGCGCTAGCACAGACTCATCCTAAATTTTCTGATTCTGATTCACCATCGGTCTCTATTTCAAAAAATATTCCCGATTCTGATGCTCGTTCAGAATTTAAAATTCAGGATGATGCCTTTGTATTAGAACAAGGTAGAACCCTTTATGAAGCAGGACGATTTGATGAAGCGATCGCGTTCTGGCAACAAGCGCTCGAAAACCTTGAGGCGCGGGGCGATCGCCTCCACGTTGCCCTCGTTTTAAGCTATCTGTCGAACGCTTATCAAGAATTGGGACAATGGGAGCAAGCGAAAAACGCGATCGCTCAAAGTCTCAACTTCTTGCAAACCCAACCCGATGCAGCCACTCTTGCCCAAGTTTTAAATACTCAAGGCAGTCTCCAGCTAGCAATGGGGCAAACTGAAGCGGCTTTAGATACATGGAAACAAGCTGAAAAAGCTTACGCTGCGGCAGGTGATAACGTTGGAAAATTGGGCAGTTTGATAAATCAAGCTCAAGCTTTGCAAACATTAGGCCTCTACCGACAGGCTAAGACAAACTTAGAACAATTAAAAACTCAGTTGCAAAGTTTGCCGGATTCCTCGCTTAAAGTATCAGGATTGCGAAGTTTGGGAGTTACCTTGCAAGTCGTCGGAGATTTAACTCAGTCTCAGGAGGTTTTAGAACAAAGTTTGTCTCTCGCTCAAAGGCTAAACCTTCCTTTAGAGATTAACTCCAGTTTATTTAGTTTGGCAAATACTCTTAGAGCCTTACAAAAACCGAAGGAAGCGCTAGAAATCTATCAAAATATAGTAGAAAATTCTCCCAAACCTTTAGTTATAAAAGCCCAACTGAACCGATTAAGTCTTCTAGTAGAAACTGAACAATCAGCCGCAGCCCAAGCATTATTACCCCAAATCCAGTCTCAATTAGAGAGTATCTTACCTAGCCGCGCCGCTGTCTACGGTCGAGTTAACTTAGCTGGATCTCTCATGAAATTGAGAGATCCCAAAGAGCGATCGCAAATGGTCAATTCTCAAGAAATTGCCCAAATACTCGCAAAAGCTGTCGAACAAGCGAGAATGCTGAAAGACTCCCGTGCTGAATCTTACGCACTGGGTCAACTGGGATACCTTTACGAACAAACGCAGCAGTGGGAACCCGCTGAGGATTTGACAAGACAAGCACTGGCGATCGCGCAAGAAATTAATGCTTATAGTATTGTGGCTCGTTGGGAAGGACAACTCGGCAAACTGCTCAAACAGCAAGGCGATATTCCGAATGCGATCGCTGCTTACACCAAAGCTGTTAATACCTTACAATCCCTCCGCAGCGACTTGATTGCGCTTAATCCCGACGTTCAACTTTCATTCCGCGAAAACGTCGAACCCATTTACCGTGAGTTGGTGGAGTTACTATTAGAATCTAATCCCAGTCAAACAAACATCAAACAAGCTCGCGAAGTCATTGAAGCGCTACATCTAGCAGAATTAGATAATTTTTTCCGAGAAGCTTGTTTAGATGTTCAACCCCAGCAAATTGATCAACTCGATCCTCAAGCAGCAGTCATCTACCCGATTATTTTGTCGAATCGTTTAGAGGTAATCTTATCTTTACCCGGAAAACCTCTCAGCCATTACACGACTCAGTTACTGCAAAATGATGTAGAAAAAACGCTAGAGCAATTATTAGAATCTCTGAATCTATTTTTTTCAAGTGAATCTCGTTTGCTCCTGTCTCAACAAGTTTATAGCTGGTTAATCCAACCTGCTGAAACAGAATTAACCAAAAGTAATATCGCCACTTTAGTATTTGTGCTAGACGGTTCGCTGCGAAATTTACCAATGGCAGCGCTGTACGATGGCAAACAATATCTCATTGAAAAGTACAATATTGTTGTGTCTCCGGGTTTACAGTTGGTTGTACCACAAGCGGGAAGTGCGTCGTTAAGTCAGTTACTTGCCCAAAAGCGAACCAAAATTTTAGCAGGTGGAATTACTGAAGCTCGGCAAGGTTTTGCAGCATTGCCAGGAGTAGGCATTGAAGTCAGTCAAATCGCGTCTGAAATGCCGTCTAAAGTATTTCTAAATCAGAATTTTACCGAAGCAAACCTAGAGAACTATCTGAATAAAAATTCTTTTCCGATTGTTCATCTAGCTACTCATGGTCAGTTTAGTTCTAGCTCAGCCTCTACATTTATTCTGACGTGGAATAGCAGGATTAATGTCACAAAGTTTGAAAATTTATTACGTTCTAGAGATTCGAGTAATTTTAATTCAATTGAACTATTAGTTCTGAGTGCTTGCCAAACTGCAACTGGCGATAAAAGAGCGGTCTTAGGATTAGCAGGAGTAGCCGTGCGATCTGGCGCACGCAGTACCTTAGCAACTCTTTGGTCAGTCCAAGATGAATCCACTGCTAAGCTAATGAGCGAATTTTACCAGCAACTCTTACAAGGAGAAAGCAAAGTTAAAGCTCTTCGTCGGGCACAGATAACTCTGCTTAAACAGCCAAAATATGCTCATCCTTTTTACTGGTCATCTTTCATTTTAGTAGGAAGTTGGCTTTAA
- a CDS encoding PAS domain S-box protein, with protein sequence MVQKLKKQIRQWRGLLITAPIVAGTVITTSYLGLLQIFDLAILDQFFRWRPREPIDPRIVIISIDESDIEKVGRWPISDALLAEAIAKLKVQQPRAIGLDIYRDLPVPPGHQALVKVFESTPNLVGVEKAVGDAVAPPPTLNRLNQVGLADLVLDADGKVRRGLLSIKTSDGKTHLGLGAKLALMYLEKEKITLQSAGGKKLRLGKAVFAPFTGNEGGYVRANSGGYQILLNYRGMLENFSTVSMTDVLENRIPPNLLRDRIVLIGAIGSSFNDLSFTPYSSSLFATPKRLPGVVIHANLTSQILSAALEGRPFIQVWSEPKEALWILVWCLIGSGVSWTLLRFKPFKHHVVARWIVYGVSICLIGGILTGGSYLAFLASWWLPVVAPLIGMTGSAVALIAYRSLEYQHIANWDRKQAEAALRESEAKFRHLAENVPGVIFRYILHPDGSHKFTYMSSGTREIYGYEPEAIVQNPQLAWDAVHPDDLPLLNETILVSARDLQPWYWEGRITSPSSHLKWVQATSRPEKQPNGDIIWDGLLVDITWRKQAEHLLADYNRTLESQVQERTAKLAQTNAQLEQEIAERKQVEAALHQNEERMQALLSAIPDAMFRHRIDGTYLDVKPGEEALQMLPEALIGRNLRDLPMPEQVKNDLLEHFRVAVETGERQTYEYDVEEPDGIHNYEARIVKSGADEVVCIVRDITERQRFTAALEESEERYRSVVTTMAEGIVLQDANGVIHTCNASAKRILGLSREQMMGRTSLDPSWQTIREDGSPFLGEEHPAMVTLRTGEPCSDVVMGVYKPDGSLTWISVNAQPLFRAGESLPYAVVSSFANITARKQAEFALKESEARFHAFMDNSPAASWITDEYGRIVFFSKTYRQILQIPEDYVVGKTLTQLYRDEFAQQYLENIRKVIQTNQSVEAIEQAPRSDGTIGDFLVYKFPLENLSGERLVGGVAIDITERKRTEQALKESNERFQLAASAIKGYVYDWDLKQNIVLRTQGLYETSGYHPEEAGLTGDWWVERVHPGDLQQVSLTFCEAIASEDDYMLEYRFHHREDGYNHILDYGVVVRDADGQALRVVGHAIDISDRKRIEEAFRENEARLRSLANNLPGAVFTYTYSADGRHFLDYISEGCSELLGISAQAVMGNLSLLLERYHSEDLPGYNAALEISLNNLMPFYYEWRYLHPDGITRWLAASSRPESQANGSIIWRGVLLDISDRKIAEEALRQQQEFLRKVIDNDPNTIFVKDSEGRFVLLNKAAAKLYNTTVEELMGKRDVDFHPFLEDVEHLLQETRSIIETGQALFVPEEKVTAANNQDKWFQWQKIPLHPPASDKVCVLGIGVDITTRKRVEAELERAKKAAEAANRAKSIFLANMSHELRTPLNAILGFSHLMSRAPNLSTEQQENLTIIRRSGEHLLTLINQVLDLSKIEAGCMTLNENNFDLYSLLKDVEAMFSLKAREKGLNLKFDCAVDIPQYLRTDEVKLRQVLINLLGNAVKFTASGTVLVKVKLGIRNSDSSSVSPLSSIIFEVSDTGAGIAYDELDKVFKPFVQTSAGEQVQEGTGLGLTISRQFVHLMGGEMTLISGGKAFTPGTPIREFNDDTSALFAKGTTFKFNIQANIIAPSEIAIPLQNHRVIALASQQPHYQMLIADDSDSNRQLLLKLLQPLGFELLEACNGKEALEIWERNSPHLVWMDIQMPILDGYEATKQIRKWEHQKPSFQNKLPNSRTIIIALTASSLNEDKASAIEAGCDDFIRKPFREADIFNAVQKHLNVSFNYEKLSDASEKDSLESPALNTAELADLPKDWLRKLYQALVEGDLEIITALIEQVHPQNEVLSKALMALANQYQFEQLLTLIKSVEPL encoded by the coding sequence ATGGTGCAAAAACTTAAAAAGCAAATTCGCCAATGGCGCGGGCTGCTGATTACAGCTCCGATTGTGGCTGGCACAGTCATTACTACAAGTTATTTAGGCTTACTGCAAATATTTGATTTGGCTATATTGGATCAATTTTTTCGCTGGCGACCTCGCGAACCCATTGATCCGCGGATTGTAATTATTAGTATTGATGAATCAGATATTGAAAAGGTCGGACGATGGCCAATTTCTGATGCTCTGTTAGCTGAAGCGATCGCAAAACTGAAAGTTCAGCAACCCAGAGCCATTGGCTTAGATATTTACCGAGATTTGCCAGTCCCTCCTGGTCATCAAGCACTGGTTAAAGTATTTGAATCTACGCCTAACCTAGTGGGTGTCGAAAAAGCGGTAGGAGATGCAGTTGCCCCACCCCCAACGTTGAATCGTCTGAACCAAGTGGGACTCGCCGATTTGGTGTTAGATGCAGATGGCAAAGTCCGTCGAGGGTTGCTGTCTATCAAAACATCTGATGGTAAAACCCACCTGGGCTTAGGCGCAAAGCTGGCTTTAATGTATCTGGAAAAAGAAAAGATTACCCTCCAGAGCGCTGGTGGCAAGAAATTGCGATTAGGTAAAGCTGTATTTGCCCCATTTACGGGAAATGAAGGCGGTTACGTTCGTGCCAATTCTGGTGGGTACCAGATTTTGTTGAACTACCGGGGGATGTTAGAAAATTTCTCCACGGTATCGATGACGGATGTTCTAGAGAACCGCATCCCGCCGAATCTTTTACGCGATCGCATTGTCTTAATCGGCGCAATCGGCTCTAGCTTCAATGACCTTTCCTTCACCCCTTATAGTAGTAGTCTCTTTGCAACTCCCAAACGATTACCGGGCGTAGTCATTCATGCCAATTTAACCAGTCAAATTTTGAGTGCTGCTTTAGAGGGTCGTCCTTTCATCCAGGTTTGGTCTGAACCAAAAGAAGCCTTATGGATTTTGGTTTGGTGTTTGATTGGCAGTGGAGTGAGTTGGACGTTACTTCGCTTCAAACCCTTTAAACATCATGTTGTTGCTAGATGGATCGTTTATGGGGTTAGCATTTGCCTAATCGGGGGAATTCTGACGGGTGGCAGTTACCTCGCTTTTTTAGCAAGCTGGTGGCTACCCGTTGTTGCCCCGCTAATCGGCATGACTGGCTCTGCGGTTGCGCTGATCGCTTATCGCAGCCTGGAATACCAACACATAGCCAACTGGGATCGCAAACAAGCAGAAGCCGCGCTGCGGGAAAGTGAAGCGAAGTTTCGCCATCTTGCAGAAAATGTACCGGGTGTAATTTTCCGATACATCCTCCATCCAGACGGTAGCCATAAGTTTACTTACATGAGTTCCGGCACTCGTGAAATCTATGGATATGAACCAGAAGCGATCGTCCAAAATCCTCAACTTGCCTGGGATGCGGTGCATCCCGATGACCTGCCTTTGCTAAATGAAACCATTTTGGTTTCTGCTAGAGACTTGCAGCCTTGGTACTGGGAAGGTCGAATTACCTCGCCTTCTAGTCACTTGAAATGGGTGCAAGCCACTTCCCGCCCAGAAAAACAACCCAACGGCGATATTATTTGGGATGGCTTGCTCGTTGACATCACCTGGCGTAAGCAAGCAGAACATCTGCTTGCCGACTACAACCGTACTTTAGAAAGCCAAGTACAAGAGCGCACTGCTAAACTAGCCCAAACCAATGCCCAGCTAGAACAGGAGATTGCCGAACGCAAGCAGGTAGAAGCAGCCTTGCATCAGAATGAAGAACGAATGCAGGCGCTTTTGAGCGCGATTCCCGATGCAATGTTCCGGCACCGGATAGACGGCACTTATTTAGACGTAAAACCAGGCGAAGAAGCCTTGCAGATGCTGCCTGAAGCTTTAATTGGCAGAAACTTACGGGATTTACCGATGCCCGAACAGGTTAAAAATGATCTGCTGGAGCATTTTCGGGTAGCAGTTGAAACTGGAGAGCGACAAACCTACGAATACGACGTGGAAGAACCCGATGGCATTCACAACTACGAGGCACGCATCGTCAAAAGTGGTGCTGATGAAGTGGTTTGTATCGTGCGGGATATCACAGAACGCCAGCGTTTCACGGCTGCTTTAGAGGAAAGCGAAGAACGCTATCGTTCAGTCGTGACAACGATGGCAGAAGGTATTGTTTTGCAGGATGCCAACGGGGTTATCCATACCTGTAACGCTAGTGCTAAACGAATTCTCGGCTTGTCTCGCGAGCAAATGATGGGACGAACTTCCCTCGATCCCAGCTGGCAAACCATTCGTGAAGATGGTTCACCCTTTCTAGGGGAGGAACACCCAGCAATGGTGACACTACGAACTGGCGAACCTTGCTCTGATGTAGTGATGGGAGTTTATAAGCCAGATGGTAGCTTAACCTGGATTTCTGTTAACGCCCAACCTCTCTTTCGGGCTGGCGAATCTCTGCCGTATGCAGTGGTATCTTCATTCGCGAATATTACGGCTCGCAAACAGGCAGAATTCGCATTAAAAGAAAGCGAAGCCCGGTTTCATGCGTTCATGGATAACAGCCCAGCGGCTTCTTGGATCACGGATGAATATGGGCGAATTGTTTTCTTCAGCAAAACCTACCGCCAGATACTCCAAATCCCAGAAGACTATGTAGTTGGAAAAACGCTTACACAGCTTTATCGTGATGAATTCGCGCAACAGTATCTGGAAAACATTCGGAAAGTCATCCAAACGAATCAGTCAGTAGAGGCGATCGAACAAGCTCCCAGATCGGACGGCACAATCGGGGATTTCCTCGTGTACAAGTTTCCCCTGGAGAACCTCTCTGGAGAACGCCTTGTCGGAGGTGTGGCGATTGACATCACCGAGCGCAAACGGACAGAGCAAGCGCTCAAAGAGAGCAACGAACGTTTTCAGCTAGCGGCATCGGCAATTAAAGGATATGTTTACGACTGGGATCTGAAGCAGAATATTGTTCTGCGGACGCAGGGACTCTATGAAACTAGCGGATACCATCCCGAAGAAGCCGGACTAACGGGTGACTGGTGGGTTGAGCGCGTCCATCCGGGGGATTTGCAGCAGGTTTCGCTCACGTTTTGTGAGGCGATCGCTAGTGAAGATGATTATATGCTTGAATATCGGTTCCATCACCGAGAAGATGGCTACAATCATATTTTGGATTATGGGGTAGTCGTGCGAGATGCAGACGGACAAGCACTTCGAGTCGTCGGTCATGCTATCGATATTAGCGATCGCAAACGTATAGAAGAAGCTTTCCGGGAAAACGAAGCTCGCTTGCGGAGCCTTGCCAATAACCTTCCTGGCGCGGTTTTCACCTACACTTACTCGGCCGACGGCAGACATTTTCTAGACTACATCAGTGAAGGGTGTAGCGAACTATTAGGGATTTCCGCTCAAGCGGTGATGGGGAATTTATCTCTCCTACTAGAGCGATACCACTCAGAAGACCTCCCTGGTTACAACGCCGCTTTAGAGATTAGCCTCAATAATTTAATGCCTTTCTATTATGAGTGGCGCTATCTCCACCCAGATGGTATTACTCGTTGGCTAGCAGCCAGCTCTCGTCCGGAATCTCAAGCTAATGGCAGCATAATTTGGCGGGGCGTACTTCTGGATATTAGCGATCGCAAAATTGCTGAAGAAGCTCTCCGGCAGCAACAAGAGTTCCTGCGAAAGGTAATTGACAATGACCCCAACACCATTTTTGTAAAAGACTCGGAAGGACGGTTTGTGCTGCTTAACAAAGCTGCTGCCAAGCTCTACAACACGACTGTAGAAGAACTGATGGGTAAACGGGATGTAGACTTCCATCCATTCTTAGAGGATGTTGAGCATCTCCTCCAAGAAACCCGCTCTATCATTGAAACAGGTCAAGCCTTATTCGTTCCCGAAGAAAAAGTGACAGCCGCAAATAACCAGGATAAATGGTTTCAGTGGCAAAAAATTCCTCTGCATCCACCTGCAAGCGATAAAGTCTGCGTTTTAGGAATCGGAGTCGATATTACCACTCGTAAAAGAGTAGAAGCTGAACTTGAACGAGCCAAAAAAGCCGCTGAGGCTGCTAACCGCGCCAAAAGCATCTTTCTCGCCAACATGAGTCACGAACTCCGAACCCCCCTCAACGCCATCTTAGGCTTTTCCCACCTCATGAGTCGTGCCCCCAATCTTTCAACAGAACAGCAAGAAAATCTCACTATCATTCGTCGCAGTGGAGAACATCTGTTGACCCTGATAAACCAAGTCCTTGACCTCTCCAAAATTGAAGCTGGATGCATGACGCTGAATGAAAATAACTTCGACCTCTACAGCTTGCTAAAGGATGTCGAAGCGATGTTTTCTTTGAAAGCTAGAGAAAAGGGTTTAAACCTAAAATTTGACTGTGCTGTCGATATTCCCCAATACCTCCGCACAGATGAAGTCAAATTGCGTCAGGTGTTGATTAATCTGCTAGGTAACGCCGTTAAATTTACTGCTTCCGGAACGGTATTAGTTAAAGTGAAACTGGGGATAAGAAATTCCGACTCATCTTCTGTCTCTCCCCTTTCCTCAATTATCTTTGAAGTTTCCGATACGGGAGCCGGTATTGCTTATGACGAACTCGACAAAGTATTTAAACCTTTCGTGCAAACGTCTGCCGGGGAACAAGTGCAAGAAGGAACTGGCTTAGGATTGACAATTAGCCGTCAATTTGTCCATTTAATGGGAGGTGAAATGACCCTCATCAGTGGCGGCAAAGCTTTCACCCCCGGAACCCCTATCAGGGAATTCAATGACGATACAAGTGCTTTATTTGCAAAAGGAACAACATTTAAATTTAACATTCAAGCAAATATTATTGCTCCCAGCGAGATTGCAATACCCCTCCAAAACCACCGCGTTATTGCACTCGCGTCCCAGCAACCTCACTATCAAATGCTGATTGCAGATGATAGCGATTCTAATCGCCAACTGCTGCTCAAACTTCTCCAGCCCCTTGGTTTTGAATTACTAGAAGCTTGTAATGGAAAAGAGGCATTAGAAATCTGGGAACGTAATTCACCTCATTTAGTTTGGATGGATATACAAATGCCAATCTTGGACGGCTATGAAGCTACTAAACAGATTAGAAAGTGGGAGCATCAGAAACCTTCATTCCAGAATAAACTACCCAATTCTCGTACCATCATTATTGCTCTGACTGCCAGTTCCTTAAATGAAGATAAAGCATCTGCTATTGAAGCTGGTTGCGATGACTTTATCCGTAAACCTTTTCGAGAAGCAGATATTTTTAATGCTGTCCAAAAACATTTGAATGTCTCCTTTAATTATGAGAAACTTAGTGATGCATCTGAAAAAGACTCGCTAGAATCGCCAGCCTTAAATACTGCCGAACTGGCTGATTTACCTAAGGATTGGTTGAGAAAATTATATCAAGCTCTTGTTGAAGGGGATTTGGAAATTATCACTGCACTGATTGAGCAGGTGCATCCCCAAAATGAAGTTTTGTCAAAAGCTTTAATGGCATTAGCTAATCAATACCAATTCGAGCAACTGTTAACCTTGATTAAATCTGTAGAGCCTTTATAA
- a CDS encoding DUF928 domain-containing protein yields MAQQKSFTTQTLVAFFLSLGLIITPSFFTKVSAQTESASQSQTLADISIGRVTFEPPGSGQPDDTAGGASRGDECPQAVIAIGGCVTPLVPIATSKLTVAEHPTFLVYVPPTSAKEIFFGLVDENNNFHYQAKIPISSQEGVLSFKLPGNAPPLEIEKKYRWTFIIIGEQGLRPGSPGVQGEIRRVQLSSEVMSQIQNQPLLERAALYGKHGIWFDTVASLAEARRLEPSEATLASTWQELLNSIGLQAIATKPLLN; encoded by the coding sequence ATGGCACAGCAAAAATCTTTTACCACTCAAACGTTAGTCGCATTTTTTTTATCACTAGGACTGATTATTACTCCTAGCTTTTTCACTAAAGTGAGCGCCCAAACCGAGTCGGCTAGTCAATCTCAGACTCTAGCTGATATTTCGATAGGTCGCGTAACCTTTGAGCCTCCAGGAAGTGGACAACCAGATGACACGGCAGGAGGTGCATCTCGTGGTGATGAATGTCCTCAAGCGGTAATCGCTATAGGTGGGTGTGTGACTCCGCTGGTGCCAATCGCTACAAGTAAGTTAACAGTAGCAGAGCATCCAACATTCTTAGTTTATGTACCTCCGACTTCTGCTAAGGAAATATTTTTTGGATTAGTAGACGAAAATAACAATTTTCATTACCAAGCAAAAATTCCGATTTCGAGTCAAGAAGGCGTTCTTAGTTTCAAACTTCCGGGTAATGCGCCACCTCTAGAAATTGAAAAGAAGTATCGGTGGACTTTTATTATCATTGGCGAGCAAGGACTCAGACCCGGTAGCCCAGGGGTACAAGGAGAAATTCGACGAGTTCAACTCAGCTCTGAGGTAATGAGCCAGATCCAGAATCAACCTCTACTAGAGCGTGCTGCTCTGTATGGAAAACATGGGATTTGGTTCGATACTGTAGCGAGTTTAGCTGAAGCTAGACGCTTAGAGCCGAGTGAAGCAACCTTGGCTTCAACATGGCAGGAATTGTTAAATTCGATTGGGCTACAAGCGATCGCTACAAAGCCACTTTTAAACTAG